A genomic window from Fusarium oxysporum Fo47 chromosome VIII, complete sequence includes:
- a CDS encoding histone acetyltransferase complex protein → MGVIRKKTITRGGEGGVKYVCDVCSSDITSTVRIRCADSDCSDFDLCVSCFAKGESRNAHNPATHAFRVIEQNSFPIFDREWGADEELLLLEGAEIYGLGSWADIADHIGGFREKDEVRDHYLSTYVDSSHFPLPERCSPHDCELANEIPREEFQARKKRRIEERRDAAKNAPALQPKTKPTASVPSCHEIQGYMPGRLEFETEYANEAEEAVQLMQFDPGDGLNPRTGELEPEMELKLTVMDIYNARLTQRVERKKVIFEHNLLEYRENTKLEKRRTKEERDLLQKAKPFARMMNQQDFEEFNQGLLDELNLRQAITQLQEWRNMRIGDLRSGEKYENEKASRIQKAIPMGSMDRERLASAQRSKQPPPPEPPSGSALLIAPELPARLLPTPAVEVNGDVKPLTNGHADGLANGQTNGQVNGVTNGVNGVNGVNGHATPKQRYTAQPISGVQPMPMTQDTAPDLHLLTPEEVKLCEVIRLQPKPYLMIKEQILKEALKTNGTLKKKQAKEICRLDSQKGGRIFDFFINSGWVGKA, encoded by the exons ATGGGTGTGATACGCAAGAAAACAATCACAAGAGGTGGCGAAGGTGGTGTTAAATACGTTTGCGATGTGTGCTCATCAGATATTACATCTACG GTCCGCATCCGATGCGCCGACTCAGACTGCAGTGACTTCGACCTCTGTGTCTCGTGTTTCGCCAAAGGTGAATCACGAAATGCTCACAATCCTGCGACACACGCTTTTCGTGTGATTGAACAAAACTCATTCCCTATCTTTGATCGAGAATGGGGTGCCGACGAAGAATTACTCCTCCTTGAGGGCGCCGAAATATATGGTCTCGGCTCATGGGCCGATATCGCAGATCATATTGGCGGTTTCCGTGAGAAGGACGAGGTTCGCGATCACTACTTATCGACTTACGTCGACTCGTCTCACTTTCCACTACCCGAACGGTGCAGCCCTCACGATTGCGAATTGGCCAACGAAATCCCCAGAGAAGAATTTCAGGCACGCAAGAAGCGACGAATAGAGGAGCGACGAGATGCAGCTAAGAACGCGCCCGCTCTACAACCTAAAACAAAACCAACAGCTAGTGTACCTAGCTGTCACGAGATTCAAGGATATATGCCTGGTCGTTTGGAGTTCGAGACCGAATATGCAAAtgaggcagaagaagctgtccAGTTGATGCAGTTCGATCCGGGTGATGGTTTGAACCCCAGGACAGGCGAGCTTGAACCTGAAATGGAACTCAAGCTCACAGTGATGGACATATACAACGCTCGACTGACACAGCGTGTGGAGCGTAAAAAGGTTATCTTTGAGCACAATCTTCTTGAATATAGAGAGAACACAAAGCTGGAGAAGAGGCGGACCAAAGAAGAAAGGGATTTGCTGCAGAAAGCCAAACCATTCGCCCGCATGATGAACCAACAGGACTTTGAGGAGTTCAATCAAGGTCTTCTCGATGAACTTAATCTACGACAAGCCATCACGCAGCTGCAAGAGTGGCGAAACATGCGTATCGGCGACCTTCGAAGTGGCGAGAAGTACGAGAATGAGAAGGCCTCGAGGATCCAGAAGGCAATCCCTATGGGCTCCATGGATCGCGAGCGTCTAGCATCTGCACAGAGGTCTaagcaacctcctcctcccgAGCCACCAAGTGGATCTGCCCTTCTTATCGCCCCAGAACTTCCTGCTCGACTACTACCAACGCCTGCTGTGGAAGTCAATGGCGATGTAAAGCCATTAACAAATGGTCATGCTGATGGCCTAGCCAATGGCCAAACAAACGGCCAGGTCAATGGAGTAACTAATGGAGTCAACGGAGTCAATGGAGTAAATGGCCATGCAACTCCTAAGCAGAGATACACGGCCCAACCCATCTCCGGCGTACAACCAATGCCCATGACCCAAGACACCGCACCAGACTTGCATCTCCTCACACCAGAAGAGGTCAAGCTTTGCGAAGTCATTAGACTGCAGCCTAAGCCATATCTTATGATCAAGGAGCAGATCCTCAAGGAAGCTCTCAAGACAAACGGCacgttgaagaagaagcaagcaAAGGAGATCTGTAGGTTGGACTCGCAAAAGGGAGGGCGCATATTCGATTTCTTTATTAATTCAGGATGGGTGGGCAAGGCGTGA
- a CDS encoding uncharacterized protein (expressed protein), translated as MDLPLQHKVHSSQTNPPGSNFAMASLSIVSWVIGIIVTLAFVIMFFKCLMNRRAPRPTAPRPSIPGPPIPAPPQGIEGDVELGTTNDRHDKTTKSSTVGDQPRVPPPPYCRRS; from the coding sequence ATGGACCTCCCTTTACAGCATAAGGTTCACTCCTCACAAACTAACCCTCCCGGGTCGAACTTCGCAATGGCCAGCCTTTCCATCGTTTCCTGGGTTATTGGCATCATCGTTACGCTTGCCTTTGTCATCATGTTCTTCAAGTGTCTCATGAATCGTCGAGCTCCGCGTCCAACCGCACCCAGGCCTTCGATCCCCGGACCTCCGATTCCCGCGCCTCCTCAGGGAATCGAAGGCGACGTTGAACTTGGAACCACCAACGACCGTCAcgacaagaccaccaagagcTCGACAGTTGGTGATCAACCTCGCGTACCACCACCTCCGTATTGTCGACGAAGCTGA
- a CDS encoding phosphatase YCH1, with the protein MTTIASLKRLSAKSLSEKILEEVNATDPTFAVIDVRDNDYIGGHIKGSTNIPAHTLDAMMPTLVRRLKDKKTVVFHCALSQQRGPSAALKYVRERDGLLKSMGEDPKGESGQDVFVLDRGFSGWQEVYGEDERLTEGYVKDLWDNY; encoded by the exons ATGACAACAATCGCCTCATTAAAGCGGCTTTCAGCCAAATCCCTCTCTgagaagatcctcgaggAAGTCAATGCCACAGATCCCACATTCGCTGTTATCGATGTTCGTGATAATG ATTACATTGGTGGACATATCAAGGGCTCAACAAATATCCCCGCACATACTCTCGATGCCATGATGCCAACTCTGGTCCGTCGCCTCAAAGACAAAAAGACAGTTGTCTTTCACTGCGCACTCAGTCAACAGCGGGGTCCGAGTGCGGCACTAAAGTATGTGCGTGAGCGGGATGGCCTTTTGAAGTCTATGGGCGAAGACCCCAAGGGAGAGAGCGGTCAAGATGTGTTCGTGCTGGATAGGGGATTCTCAGGATGGCAAGAGGTTTACGGAGAGGATGAAAGATTGACGGAGGGATACGTTAAGGATTTGTGGGACAATTATTAA
- a CDS encoding HD domain-containing protein, translating into MGSQPEKENGRVDLRPEEVIGDLGFTPMVKVADPWTVDKVVKEIPGGAPTEESSSPLPFFHMLERLKTTKREGWRRFGISRGESIADHMYRMSLISMFAPPSLAPKLDLPKCMKMCLIHDMAELLVGDITPVDGVPKPEKSRREAETMDFLTKNLLRNVAGGTTGEDIRAIWQEYEDSETLDSHFVHDVDKMELLLQMVEYEKRGEGKVDLGEFAYVATRMTLPEMKAWGQEVLKEREAFWGSKEHVHGEQGVNGGVTSERKGQQDNYYNKD; encoded by the exons ATGGGTTCGCAACCGGAGAAGGAGAATGGACGTGTGGATCTTCGTCCTGAAGAAGTAATTGGAGATTTAGGTTTCACGCCTATGGTCAAGGTCGCTGATCCTTGGACTGTTGACAAGGTGGTCAAGGAGATTCCTGGTGGTGCTCCTACTGAGGAATCTTCCTCGCCtcttcccttcttccacATGCTCGAGCGACTCAAGACAACCAAGCGAGAAGGATGGAGGCGTTTCGGTATCTCTAG GGGAGAGTCTATTGCCGACCACATGTATCGCATGTCTCTAATCTCTATGTTTGCGCCTCCCTCTCTCGCCCCGAAACTCGATCTTCCCAAGTGCATGAAGATGTGTCTTATCCACGACATGGCGGAGCTTCTTGTCGGCGACATCACACCCGTCGACGGCGTTCCCAAGCCCGAGAAGAGCCGACGCGAAGCGGAGACGATGGACTTTTTGACCAAGAACTTGCTACGAAACGTTGCAGGCGGCACAACAGGCGAGGACATCCGCGCAATCTGGCAGGAATACGAGGACTCCGAGACACTGGACAGTCACTTTGTGCACGACGTGGACAAGATggagcttcttctgcagATGGTGGAGTATGAGAAGCGCGGTGAGGGTAAGGTCGATCTTGGCGAGTTTGCGTACGTCGCGACCAGGATGACGCTGCCGGAGATGAAGGCCTGGGGCCAGGAGGTTCTCAAGGAGCGGGAGGCTTTCTGGGGAAGTAAGGAGCATGTTCATGGAGAGCAGGGTGTTAACGGAGGTGTTACATCTGAGCGAAAGGGCCAGCAGGACAACTACTACAATAAGGACTAA